The Alteribacter keqinensis DNA segment AATCATGATATCCCAGAGGGTCTTCCTGCGATCCAGCGCATAAAGCTCATAGATGGATATAAAGAAAAGACCGATCAGCAGGATCCATGGTAAAAGTGAAATGAAAGAATTCCAATTTTCCTGCGGGAAGCCATTGTAACGGATATAAAAGGCACCAACGTAAGCCGCTAAAATAATGAGTAAATCGGCTACAATGATAAAGCCTTTATGGTTTGTTAATTGATTACTGTCAGGCATCGTAAATACCTCTCTCTCTTACTGTAAAACCCCTGGTTCACATTGAGTCAATGTTTCCATCTTGTAAAATAAATACACACAACTCCTTATAAATAAACCACTTTAGCAGTGTTATTGAATAACTTTTGCACTATGTTCTACAACCGGACGTCCGATTGAATGATAGATCAGACCAGCTTTCTCTGCTTCTTTCAGATCAAAGCAATTACGTCCATCGATTAAAATCGGCATCTTTAACTGTCTTCTGACTTTATCGAGGTCCATTTCAACAATCTCTTTCCAATCGGTGAGAATCACACATGCATCTGCATTTTCAATCGTTTTGTATAAGTCTGTGCTGTATGTGATACTCTCTCCAAAAAACTGCTTGGCTGCACGGTTTGCAATAGGATCAAATGCTTCCACATCTGCTTCATGCTTAACAAGCTCAGGAATAATTTCAAGTGAGGGAGCGTCTCTCATGTCATCTGTGTTAGGTTTAAATGCAAGACCAAGTACAGCAATTCGCTTGCCTTTCAAACTTGGAAATATACTTTTAAGCTTTGAAACTACTTTCAGTTTTTGCTTATCATTTGTTTCAATAACAGCTTTCGCCAGCTTAAAATCATAACCGACCTGTTCAGCTATATGAACAAGTGCCTTAGAATCCTTAGGGAAGCAGGAGCCCCCGTAACCGATACCGGCCTGGAGGAACTGTGCACCAATCCGCTTATCATACCCCATACCTTCGGCGACTTTTGTAACGTCTGCGCCAACACGTTCACAAATATTCGCAATATCATTGATATAGGATATTTTGGTTGCAAGAAAGACATTGGAAGCATACTTAATCATTTCTGCTGTTTCAAGATTGGTTTTTACAATCGTCTCTGTAAACGGCTTGTGCAATTCAATAATCATATCTGCAGCATGATCGCTTGTTGCTCCTACCACAGCCCGTTCCATGTTCATCGTGTCATACAAGGCAGAGCCTTCCCTTAAAAACTCAGGATTTGATACTACGTCAAACGGCGCTCTTCCATTGCTTCTGCTTGAAACAATCCCATGAACAAGTCTTCCTGTTCCAACAGGTACGGTACTTTTATTAACAATGACTTTATATCCGTTCAGGTTTTCCCCAATTGTCTGAGCGACGTTCTTAACAAAGGTTAAGTCAGCCTCACCGGACTCAGCCATCGGTGTACCTACTCCAATGTAAATAATCTCAGCATCACGAATGGCTTGAGGAATGTCAGTTGTAAATGTTAGACGCTCTTCCTTGACGTTTCGTTTCACAACCTCTTCAAGTCCCGGCTCATAAATTGGTATCTTACCGTTGATTAAATTAGTAATCTTTGTTTCATCAATATCACAGCATACTACCTGGTTTCCTGTTTCAGCAAAACAAGTCCCTGATACAAGTCCAACATAACCAGTGCCCATTACTGCTATTTTTTTCATTAGTAATCTCCTAACCTTTCACTGCGCTTAACTTGGTTTCGTAAACTTCTTTTAAGTATTCAGCTACCTCTGTAGATAGATCTTCCCGCTGAAGGGCAAAATCAACCGTCGCTTTTATAAAACCGAATTTATCACCCACGTCGTATCGGATGCCTTCGAAGTTATAAGCCAGAACGGCCTGCTTCTGATTCAGCACATTAATCGCATCTGTAAGCTGAATTTCACCGCCGGATCCTGTTGGCAGATTCTCAAGAATCTCAAAAATCTCCGGACGCAACACGTAACGTCCCATAATCGCATAATTGGAAGGCGCATCTTCAATCGCCGGCTTCTCAACCAAGGTTTCAGCATGAATGACATTCGATTCAATTTCCTGTCCCTTAGGCGCTACAATCCCATATTTCGAAACATCTTTGTCCGGCACTTCCTGAACCCCTACAACCGATGAATGGTAACGGTCATAAACGTCTATCAACTGCTCAAGACATGGTGTTTCGGACTGTACGATGTCGTCACCGAGTAAAACGGCAAATGGTTCATTTCCGATAAACTTACGTGCGCACCAGATGGCATGTCCAAGGCCCATTGGCTCCTTTTGACGAATATAATGAATATTTGTCATACTTGAAATTTCCTGCATTTGTTTTAAAAGTACCTGCTTGTCTTTCTTTTCAAGAGTTTCTTCTAGTTCAAATGATTTATCAAAGTGATCCTCAATCGCTCTTTTTCCACGACCCGTGACCACAATAATGTCTTCTATACCAGAAGCAATCGCTTCTTCAATAATATATTGTATTGTAGGCTTGTCCACTATCGGCAGCATTTCTTTAGGCTGTGCTTTCGTAGCAGGAAGGAATCTTGTTCCAAGCCCTGCAGCAGGAATTATTGCTTTTTTTACTTGCATTGTTTTTCCCCTTCCCTATTGCTTATCCATGAAGGCTTATAAACTCGGATTATTTCCATCATCTCATTATAGTACGAAACATTACTCGAATCTAGTTATTATAATAATATTGTCGACACATCCAATATATAGTTACAAAAAGGTGACAACAAAAGAAAATGAGTTCTAAAAAGCCCTTAGGTAAATTCGCCCAAGGACTTCTAGGTTATTTGTATTGAACAATATCAAATTCCATTCTTGGATTTTCCATTTGTTCATATAGAGACTTCATACGTGGGATTTGCTTCACAGACCACCCCATATCTGTAGCATATTGGGAATACCCTCCCCAACTATTCAAATACAAATGGTTCCATCTCATTTTATACAGTGTATTTTGTCCTCTTTCAAAATAGCTGTTTGAAATGAAGGCAGCTCCTCCTATTATTGCTTGTTCCGGAGTAAACCACCCTTCTTCATATGCCTTGATTGCTCCTAACGTGTAGGGGTCCTGATCTTGTGCACCTATACCAAACATATTATAGGTTGTTTTTATTTCAGTTAAGCTATTTCTATTATTAAGGTTTACAAGAACGAGGTTACCATTATGGTCTTTACCTACCTCAATGCCATTTGATAGCTGAGATGAACCATTTCCTGATTCCAGCAAAGCATGGGCTATGAGATAGACTTCGTTTACACCATTCGTTTGCCCCGCATTAATGAACGCCTGTCCCTTACTGTCAAATATACCTTGACCTCTTAAAACATTGTTTAACTGAGAAGAAGGGATCCCGGTGCTTTTATCTAGTACCACATGTTGAAGTGGGTCGTTTTTATTAGGATTTAAGTATTTTATAAAATCTTCAACTTTTGCATTTCTCCAAACCGGTCTAACATCATACCAAAAATCGTTCCCACTAACCGTTTCCCCTTTCACTTCAGCATGAATTGGGAGTCTCATAGTGAGATAGGCGGGGTTGTTAAAGTTATTAAAGATATAGCTACTCCTATTCGCACTCTGATAAACTTTTGCTGGCTTATTAATAGAAACAACCGGAAACCCATATCTGTTTGCTAAGCTACTATGAACATAAAGCTGTCGATTATCGTACGAGATTTCATACCATACCTCACTCCCAGATACACTATCACCAATAACCTCCCTTACATAAACAAATTCTGTACCTCTTGATACGTTTGTAGCGATTGCTCCACTTGTGCTTGGAGCTCTTCTTAAATTAACACTACTTCCTGTTATACTTCCAAAGAGTTGCAAATCACTACTGTGAATAAAGCCCGACAAACCTCTGTACAGATCCGTCTGTGGAGGAGGATTTAGCTTTTGTTGCTCACTAACTGCTTCTTCTAATGATAGCTCATAAATAGTGTAAGTATAGGAGTCACCTACAGAAAGCAGTTCATCTATCTTAGAGAGTGTTACATCATCCGCCATACCATTCACTATCAAGCCGTGTTCTCTTTGAAATGCTCTCACTTGCCTTTCTGTTGCTGGTCCAAAGGATGTATTGGGATTATCAGATACATGGAAACCTAATCTTGATAGATTTTCCTTTAGTGTGATGGTATCTGGGTGACTTCGACCGTTTTGTAACGGACTGTTTAGTATATCTTCAATCTTTGACCAAGCTTCTTGATCCACTCCCCCTGTTACTGATAGTCCGTAATATGCCTGAAGCTCTCTGACCGTCCTTTCGGTGGTAGGGCCGTACTGTGGCGTTGGGTTCGCTGAAACAACAAAGCCAAGCTTCGCCATGTTTTCTTTTAATAAAACCACATCTTGACGGTAATCACCGATACGCATTGGCGTTTGAATAAGGTCATTCATTTTAGCGAGTGTCACTTCATCTCCGATGCCGTTTTCACGAAGACCATAAAATGCTTGAAAATCTCTAACTCTACTTTCGGTTGACGGACCGTAGGCCGTATTCGGATTATCCGATACATGAAAACCTAACCTTGACAAGTTTTCTTTCAGTGTAATTACATCTGAATGATTCCGGCCGTTTTGCAACGGGCTACTTAAAATCTCATCTATCCTATCTAATGTTGGATGATCCGCAATACCGTTCTCCCTTAAGCCGTAATAGTGCTGAAATGCTCTAACCTGCCGCTCTGTAGAAGGCCCATAAGCTGTATTTGGATTGTCCGACACATGGAAGCCTAGCATAGACAATTTTTCTTTTAATGGGATGGTATCAGCATGGTTTTGACCATTCTGTAGAGGGCTGTTAAGAACCTCTTCTATTTTTGACCACGTTTCTTCACCAACACTCCCTGTTACGGATAAACCATAGTATGACTGAAGCTCTCTCACCGTCCGTTCTGTTGACGGACCATACTGCGGAGTTGGAGTCGCTGAAACAACAAAGCCAAGCTTCGCCATGTTTTCTTTTAATAGAACCGCATCTTGACGGTAATCACCATTTCCCATTGGTGTTCGGATAAGTTCCTCAATTTTAGCAAGCGTTACTTCATCTCCGATCCCGTTTTCACGCAAACCGTAGAACGATTGAAATTCTCTGACTCGTCGTTCGGTAGATGGCCCATAGGCCGTATTCGGATTGTCCGACACATGGAAACCTAATCTTGATAGGTTTTCCTTTAGTGTGATGGTATCTGTATGGTTGCGACCATTACTAAGAGGGCTGCTTAAAATCTCATCTATTTTAGCGAAAGTGAGTTCTCCCGCAACGCCGGATACTTCAAGACCGTAATAGGCTTGAAATTCTTTTACTACACGCTCTGTGGAGGGGCCGTAATTTTCATTTGGATTATCTGATACATGAAAACCTAAAGTACTAAGGTTGATCTTTAGATCAATAACAAGTGGCTCACGATCACCATTTCTTAGTCCATCATTGCTCTGAGCATCATTTGTACTAGTCATACTGAATGAAGTTATTGCTTCGGTTGAATCTACTTCTTCAGTTTTTATTATAGTAGTTTCAGTATTAACCTCTTTATCGACAGTAATTGAATGGGGTTCTATACTGTTTTCTACTTCATCTACTTTATCCAATTTTTTTTCGTATTCAAAGTCAGTTTCAATTTTATTATTGTCTTTGTATAGAATACTATCTATATCTTTATTATCACTAAGTAAGTTTCCCTCTCCACTTTCAGAATAACTCTCATTTTCCGAATCCTTTTTTTCTCGAAGTAAAGACTCAATTTTATTAAAAGTGATAGAATCAACAATCCCATTTTCTCTTAAGTTATGTTTGGATTGGAAATCTACAATTACCTCTTCAGTAGTCAGGTCAAACTCATCATTAATATCTTCTGAAGATATAATTCCCAGTAAGTAGAGATATTCTTTTAATGCAATTACTTCTGCACCGACATCTCCCAGCTTTAAACTTGAAGAAATTACTTCTTCAAATATTTGTTCAATGGTACTGCCATTGTTATATGCATTTTCAAAATTATAGTACTTTATAAATTCAGCCAAACCACTAATGACATTACCCTCAAGGTCTTTGCCATCCTCAGCTTTAAAGCCAAACATGTCAAGAATAATAACGATTGGATCTCCCTCTTCTATCGACCCAATCTTCCCCATTATGAAATCAGATTGAATAATTTCTTGGTTGTAATTATCTAGTAGCCCCTCATGCATTTGATCAATTTTCACCCCTTCTGCATGTACCAATGATAACCCTGGTCCAAATATCAAACAACAAACAAGCCCAATAGATGCGTACTTCTTTTTATTAATATGTTCCACCCTAAATTCCTCTCCTGTTCACCTTTTATTTATCAGCTAAGTTGAAGGACTCAGCAATTGCATCCGCTGTAATCTGGCCTAACCATTCTCTATATTGAGGGCTGGCTAAAAGAGTATTTTCTAATGGGTGATCAATAAACAGATATTCCACTAAAAGTGCAGGCATATTTGTGTTCCTCAAGACACTGAAATTTGCACTTTTCATACCTCTGTTTGTTACCCCTAACTCACCAATCAAATAATTATGAATATCCCTTTGCCTTTGGACTGTTTCGGCTGAAACACTGCCATTGTATATAAAGGTTTCAAAGCCATTTGCACTTCCGTTAAACGCATTATTGTGTATACTTATAAAATAGTCTGCTCCCCACTCGTTTGCAATTCGCGCTCTTTCTTCTAAATCTACATATGTATCAGTCGTCCTCGCTACCATGACTTCTACATCGGAATATTGACTTGTTAACTTTTCAGATGCTTTAAGTGAAATATCTAGAGCTACCATTTTCTCTTGAAGTCCATAGGCAACTGCTCCAGAATCTCGTCCTCCGTGACCAGGATCTATAAAGATCTTGACACTCTGACTTTTTAGATTTTCAATTTTCTGTAGAGTAACCTCATCAGCTATCCCATTTACTCTTAAAGCGTTATCATCCTGGAAGTTCATTACTACTGCTTCTGTAGCAGGTCCAAAATTCTCGTTAGGTTGGCTTGATACTACGTAACCTAGACTCGCGAGATCCTGCTTTAATTCAATTACTTCAGGGTTGCTCTCCCCTCTTTTTAGGGGGCTGTTTATAATTTCTTCAATTTTAGCTAAAGTTGGCTGTTCTGCAATTCCATTAACACGAATTCCATAATAAAGTTGAAATGCCTTCACTTTACTTTCCGTTGCTGGTCCAAAGGATGTATT contains these protein-coding regions:
- a CDS encoding peptidoglycan-binding protein; this translates as MEHINKKKYASIGLVCCLIFGPGLSLVHAEGVKIDQMHEGLLDNYNQEIIQSDFIMGKIGSIEEGDPIVIILDMFGFKAEDGKDLEGNVISGLAEFIKYYNFENAYNNGSTIEQIFEEVISSSLKLGDVGAEVIALKEYLYLLGIISSEDINDEFDLTTEEVIVDFQSKHNLRENGIVDSITFNKIESLLREKKDSENESYSESGEGNLLSDNKDIDSILYKDNNKIETDFEYEKKLDKVDEVENSIEPHSITVDKEVNTETTIIKTEEVDSTEAITSFSMTSTNDAQSNDGLRNGDREPLVIDLKINLSTLGFHVSDNPNENYGPSTERVVKEFQAYYGLEVSGVAGELTFAKIDEILSSPLSNGRNHTDTITLKENLSRLGFHVSDNPNTAYGPSTERRVREFQSFYGLRENGIGDEVTLAKIEELIRTPMGNGDYRQDAVLLKENMAKLGFVVSATPTPQYGPSTERTVRELQSYYGLSVTGSVGEETWSKIEEVLNSPLQNGQNHADTIPLKEKLSMLGFHVSDNPNTAYGPSTERQVRAFQHYYGLRENGIADHPTLDRIDEILSSPLQNGRNHSDVITLKENLSRLGFHVSDNPNTAYGPSTESRVRDFQAFYGLRENGIGDEVTLAKMNDLIQTPMRIGDYRQDVVLLKENMAKLGFVVSANPTPQYGPTTERTVRELQAYYGLSVTGGVDQEAWSKIEDILNSPLQNGRSHPDTITLKENLSRLGFHVSDNPNTSFGPATERQVRAFQREHGLIVNGMADDVTLSKIDELLSVGDSYTYTIYELSLEEAVSEQQKLNPPPQTDLYRGLSGFIHSSDLQLFGSITGSSVNLRRAPSTSGAIATNVSRGTEFVYVREVIGDSVSGSEVWYEISYDNRQLYVHSSLANRYGFPVVSINKPAKVYQSANRSSYIFNNFNNPAYLTMRLPIHAEVKGETVSGNDFWYDVRPVWRNAKVEDFIKYLNPNKNDPLQHVVLDKSTGIPSSQLNNVLRGQGIFDSKGQAFINAGQTNGVNEVYLIAHALLESGNGSSQLSNGIEVGKDHNGNLVLVNLNNRNSLTEIKTTYNMFGIGAQDQDPYTLGAIKAYEEGWFTPEQAIIGGAAFISNSYFERGQNTLYKMRWNHLYLNSWGGYSQYATDMGWSVKQIPRMKSLYEQMENPRMEFDIVQYK
- the galU gene encoding UTP--glucose-1-phosphate uridylyltransferase GalU: MQVKKAIIPAAGLGTRFLPATKAQPKEMLPIVDKPTIQYIIEEAIASGIEDIIVVTGRGKRAIEDHFDKSFELEETLEKKDKQVLLKQMQEISSMTNIHYIRQKEPMGLGHAIWCARKFIGNEPFAVLLGDDIVQSETPCLEQLIDVYDRYHSSVVGVQEVPDKDVSKYGIVAPKGQEIESNVIHAETLVEKPAIEDAPSNYAIMGRYVLRPEIFEILENLPTGSGGEIQLTDAINVLNQKQAVLAYNFEGIRYDVGDKFGFIKATVDFALQREDLSTEVAEYLKEVYETKLSAVKG
- the tuaD gene encoding UDP-glucose 6-dehydrogenase TuaD, whose product is MKKIAVMGTGYVGLVSGTCFAETGNQVVCCDIDETKITNLINGKIPIYEPGLEEVVKRNVKEERLTFTTDIPQAIRDAEIIYIGVGTPMAESGEADLTFVKNVAQTIGENLNGYKVIVNKSTVPVGTGRLVHGIVSSRSNGRAPFDVVSNPEFLREGSALYDTMNMERAVVGATSDHAADMIIELHKPFTETIVKTNLETAEMIKYASNVFLATKISYINDIANICERVGADVTKVAEGMGYDKRIGAQFLQAGIGYGGSCFPKDSKALVHIAEQVGYDFKLAKAVIETNDKQKLKVVSKLKSIFPSLKGKRIAVLGLAFKPNTDDMRDAPSLEIIPELVKHEADVEAFDPIANRAAKQFFGESITYSTDLYKTIENADACVILTDWKEIVEMDLDKVRRQLKMPILIDGRNCFDLKEAEKAGLIYHSIGRPVVEHSAKVIQ